One genomic segment of Fervidobacterium pennivorans includes these proteins:
- the coaE gene encoding dephospho-CoA kinase (Dephospho-CoA kinase (CoaE) performs the final step in coenzyme A biosynthesis.), which yields MIICVTGKIATGKSTVSQFFVKKGFDYINVDKLGHLAFEMNKEHINKVFGTCDRKEVAKIVFSDAKKLALLESIVHPTMIELLKNELNSRRGKNIVIEAAIKRRLGIDCCDITITVLSDENVIKERLKGRYEEELIEKILERQKDIEPEGIIIINNSSIEDLHVQLEKIYEQLTKKVKG from the coding sequence GTGATAATCTGCGTTACCGGTAAAATTGCAACCGGAAAAAGTACTGTATCTCAGTTCTTTGTCAAAAAGGGTTTTGACTATATAAACGTGGATAAACTCGGACATCTTGCCTTTGAAATGAACAAAGAGCATATAAATAAAGTTTTTGGAACTTGTGATAGGAAAGAAGTTGCAAAAATCGTCTTCTCAGATGCCAAAAAACTCGCACTACTTGAAAGCATTGTGCATCCCACGATGATTGAACTTTTGAAAAACGAATTGAATTCAAGGAGAGGTAAAAATATCGTAATAGAAGCGGCAATTAAGCGCAGGTTAGGGATAGACTGTTGTGATATCACAATCACCGTTCTCAGCGATGAAAATGTAATAAAAGAAAGACTAAAGGGAAGGTACGAAGAAGAATTAATCGAAAAAATATTGGAAAGACAGAAAGATATCGAACCAGAAGGAATTATAATAATTAACAACTCTTCAATAGAAGACCTACATGTCCAACTTGAGAAAATATACGAGCAGTTAACAAAGAAAGTGAAGGGGTAA
- a CDS encoding glucose-6-phosphate isomerase (catalyzes the formation of D-fructose 6-phosphate from D-glucose 6-phosphate), with protein MLKFDFTYTLAENVQGGLGTAEIDSYSTKVEEFLKKLDENKPGFVNAVLTRKWIDSVNELSDFIFTFDNLVVLGIGGSALGNIAIQNALRPANWNSLSVDERNGYLRIFVVDNVDPDYLSSVLDCVDPKTTLFNIISKSGTTAEPMANYLIVRGLLESYGLDPKEHLIFTTDPEKGVLRRLGRAEGIRMLEIPPDVGGRFSVLTPVGLLSAKAAGVDIEELIIGAKDAYEKTINSSLWENPAALIAVTHYLHYLKKRNISVMMAYSNRLYYLADWYRQLWAESLGKMYDNDGNKVHVGQTPVKALGAVDQHSQVQLYNEGPDDKVITFLRTEQFDREITIPKIHENEPELAYLGGKKLSTLLNSEQLGTQLALAKHGRPSITITFPKIDEYHIAQFIMYYELATVIAGHLFNINPYDQPGVELGKKITYALMGRQGFEEYNYSDSAQKRVEIE; from the coding sequence GTGTTAAAATTCGATTTTACGTACACACTTGCGGAGAATGTGCAGGGCGGACTTGGAACCGCAGAAATTGATTCATATTCTACGAAAGTAGAGGAATTTTTGAAAAAGCTTGATGAAAATAAGCCTGGTTTTGTCAATGCTGTGCTAACACGAAAATGGATTGACTCGGTTAACGAGTTGAGTGACTTCATATTCACTTTCGATAACTTAGTCGTTTTGGGAATCGGAGGTTCCGCACTTGGTAATATCGCAATTCAAAATGCACTCAGACCTGCAAATTGGAACTCATTGAGTGTCGATGAAAGAAATGGCTATCTAAGAATTTTTGTTGTGGACAACGTTGACCCAGATTATTTATCCTCTGTTCTCGATTGTGTTGACCCGAAGACCACCTTGTTCAACATCATCTCAAAATCCGGAACCACAGCAGAACCTATGGCAAATTACCTCATTGTGAGAGGTCTCCTTGAATCATACGGACTTGACCCAAAAGAACACCTTATCTTCACAACAGACCCAGAGAAAGGAGTCTTGAGAAGACTCGGAAGAGCAGAAGGTATCAGAATGCTTGAAATACCACCAGATGTTGGAGGAAGATTTAGCGTTTTGACACCTGTCGGATTACTTTCAGCTAAAGCTGCTGGAGTCGATATCGAAGAACTGATAATTGGAGCAAAAGATGCTTACGAAAAGACCATAAACTCTTCACTTTGGGAAAACCCAGCAGCGTTAATTGCCGTTACGCACTATCTACATTATTTGAAAAAGCGCAACATATCCGTTATGATGGCTTACTCAAATAGATTGTATTACCTTGCCGATTGGTACAGACAACTATGGGCAGAAAGCCTTGGAAAAATGTATGACAACGATGGCAATAAAGTTCACGTAGGTCAGACACCTGTAAAAGCACTTGGTGCAGTTGATCAGCACTCACAAGTCCAGCTGTATAACGAAGGACCAGATGATAAGGTCATCACGTTCCTAAGAACAGAGCAATTTGATAGAGAAATCACCATACCAAAGATACATGAAAACGAACCTGAACTTGCCTACCTTGGTGGTAAGAAACTTTCAACGTTGCTTAACAGCGAACAGCTCGGTACACAACTTGCACTTGCTAAACATGGAAGACCTTCAATAACAATAACGTTCCCAAAAATTGACGAATACCATATTGCGCAATTCATCATGTACTACGAACTTGCAACTGTCATCGCTGGCCACTTATTCAACATTAACCCGTACGACCAGCCTGGTGTCGAACTCGGGAAGAAAATCACGTATGCGCTCATGGGACGCCAAGGTTTTGAAGAATATAATTACTCAGACAGTGCACAGAAAAGAGTTGAGATAGAATGA
- a CDS encoding inorganic phosphate transporter, with translation MFLFDILIFLPSIFLGIIMGGNDAGNTLGVTVGNGIFKMKKMITIAALVVIIGALLGGRPGLKVSSGIVKVDLPGMVIINISAAIVTLFFLRNGLPISMTQAIIGANVGVGILLKNINTQLLLYIVLGWFSTPVVAFLLGFILQKVLATMFRGIRNLQVRTYILRIFLWVFTIYGVYSMGANDVGKITGILYQKGYNVYLLLLIGGLSLSMGVIFLGKKTIYTLGRELIALDDFTAMVTIATQALTVGLYSFIGLPVSPAHAIVGSLIGVGFSKGTKLQNPKTFNKILFSWLQAPLYGGILSAFMYSIYKLLW, from the coding sequence GTGTTCTTATTTGATATTTTAATCTTCTTACCTTCGATATTTCTCGGCATAATAATGGGTGGAAACGACGCAGGAAACACGTTAGGTGTTACTGTTGGAAATGGAATTTTCAAAATGAAAAAAATGATAACTATCGCCGCTTTGGTAGTTATCATTGGCGCTTTACTGGGGGGCAGACCTGGACTTAAAGTATCTTCTGGCATAGTAAAAGTTGATTTGCCTGGAATGGTTATAATCAACATCTCAGCGGCAATAGTAACACTATTTTTCTTAAGAAATGGCTTACCTATTTCCATGACACAAGCGATAATAGGTGCAAATGTTGGAGTTGGTATTTTACTCAAGAACATTAACACACAGTTACTCCTGTATATAGTCTTAGGATGGTTCTCAACACCCGTGGTTGCATTTTTACTTGGCTTCATTCTTCAAAAAGTTTTGGCAACTATGTTCAGAGGTATACGTAACTTGCAAGTTAGAACTTACATTTTGAGAATATTCCTGTGGGTTTTCACAATATATGGAGTATATTCTATGGGTGCAAACGACGTTGGAAAGATTACAGGAATACTTTATCAAAAAGGCTACAATGTATATTTGCTTTTGCTGATAGGTGGTTTGTCACTTAGTATGGGCGTCATCTTTCTTGGCAAAAAAACGATTTACACACTTGGGCGAGAACTTATAGCTCTCGACGATTTTACAGCAATGGTTACAATAGCAACGCAAGCTTTGACCGTGGGGTTATATTCTTTCATCGGGCTTCCAGTTTCACCAGCCCATGCAATAGTTGGTAGTTTAATTGGTGTAGGTTTCTCAAAGGGTACAAAGTTACAGAACCCAAAGACATTTAACAAGATACTCTTTTCATGGTTACAAGCCCCTTTATACGGTGGAATATTATCTGCATTCATGTATTCAATCTACAAACTTTTGTGGTAG
- the nadE gene encoding NAD(+) synthase → MTKFNPSAEAERIVNFIRNTIQEYNFKGAVIGVSGGVDSAVVLALLVMALERDRIKALILPERDSSKTSIEDAKTVCEHFKVNYEIISITPVLRAMGVYKLFPPALFIPEKIKVDYAKRRWQRYPDPYVMDLKNEGDELFLKGIAYYRAKHRTRMCKLYFEAEKLGYCVVGTTNKTELTLGLYVKWGDDSVDIEPIKHLYKTQVYELAKYLGVPEKIIQKPPTPDLVPGVTDEEAFGLKYFEIDEILMKLAAGEEINTEKARRVKELMKLAKYRELKSLGIEDEQTAR, encoded by the coding sequence TTGACTAAATTCAATCCTTCTGCTGAGGCTGAACGGATAGTAAACTTTATCAGAAATACAATCCAAGAATACAACTTCAAAGGTGCCGTTATTGGCGTTAGTGGTGGAGTTGATTCCGCAGTTGTGTTAGCCTTACTTGTAATGGCTTTAGAACGTGATAGAATAAAGGCATTAATTCTTCCGGAACGCGACAGTTCAAAAACCAGTATCGAAGATGCAAAGACGGTATGTGAACATTTCAAAGTAAACTATGAAATCATTTCAATCACCCCTGTGCTTCGTGCAATGGGCGTATATAAACTGTTTCCACCTGCGCTATTTATTCCGGAAAAAATAAAAGTTGATTATGCAAAAAGAAGATGGCAAAGATACCCTGACCCGTACGTTATGGACCTTAAAAACGAAGGTGACGAACTATTCTTGAAAGGCATCGCATATTATAGAGCCAAACACAGGACAAGAATGTGCAAGTTATATTTTGAAGCTGAAAAATTAGGATACTGTGTTGTAGGAACTACAAATAAAACAGAACTTACCCTCGGATTATACGTCAAATGGGGTGATGATTCAGTAGATATAGAACCTATCAAGCACCTTTACAAAACACAAGTCTACGAACTTGCAAAGTATTTGGGAGTACCAGAAAAGATTATACAAAAACCACCAACACCGGACCTTGTTCCCGGAGTAACAGATGAAGAAGCATTTGGTTTGAAATATTTTGAAATTGATGAGATTTTAATGAAATTGGCTGCCGGAGAAGAAATAAACACGGAAAAAGCAAGAAGGGTTAAGGAATTGATGAAGTTAGCAAAATATCGGGAGCTTAAATCGTTGGGAATCGAAGATGAGCAAACAGCAAGATGA
- a CDS encoding adenine phosphoribosyltransferase — protein MDLKAFIRDIPDFPQKGVIFRDITPLIKNPDAFKYAIDTIVEEVKKYEFDLVVCPEARGFIIGAPIAYLLGKGFVPVRKPGKLPYKTVSDTYELEYGKAELHIHEDAIEPGQKVLIVDDVLATGGTALALKRLVEKVGGTVVASAFLIELTYLNPRNLLKDLPIIAPIKY, from the coding sequence ATGGACTTGAAAGCTTTTATCAGAGATATCCCAGACTTCCCACAAAAGGGTGTTATATTCCGTGATATAACCCCTCTCATTAAGAATCCAGATGCATTTAAGTATGCCATTGATACCATCGTAGAAGAGGTCAAGAAATACGAATTCGACTTGGTTGTTTGCCCAGAAGCACGCGGGTTTATTATCGGTGCACCTATTGCTTACCTTCTTGGCAAAGGTTTTGTCCCTGTTAGAAAACCTGGAAAATTACCATACAAAACCGTCAGTGACACATATGAACTAGAATACGGCAAGGCAGAATTGCATATTCACGAAGATGCCATTGAACCTGGTCAGAAAGTTTTGATAGTAGATGATGTTCTTGCTACCGGTGGAACTGCACTTGCACTGAAGAGACTCGTTGAAAAAGTTGGAGGAACCGTTGTTGCTAGTGCTTTCTTAATTGAACTCACGTACTTGAACCCAAGAAACCTGCTCAAAGACTTACCAATAATTGCTCCAATTAAATACTAA